One genomic window of Flexivirga oryzae includes the following:
- a CDS encoding UPF0182 family protein, which yields MRLPARQLSEPEQRAKVVALARRWLIRLGIAALVVIAAVVLFQVAVRIATSYMWFDSVDAGSVYSKEIWAKVLLFVVFGGIAAAVGAATMLAVARAGNRLWIHPENDVFRGAFRRYEPYFRWFLVLLATVVPGVRVGERAAARWQTYLLWSHAQPWHATDPVFHKDISFYIEVYPFHVAVDSLLTVVVTYALGITLVAGYWYGGWRVRGGRQKVTRPFIVLLSVLFAGYVILKAVGYWLARYAATTSGQGPVTGAGYTAVHALVPSKDVMVVIAILCAAVLVANALVLGRTRMLVGALAALLVAAVVVGIGWPKMVYRFREAPSQAQVDLPEIARNQQATLTAFDLHNNVTTVPYKSSSTTKAADLTKLAGSTAQIPVLDPNKLSPTFTVKQQLQPYYQFKSTLDVGNYDLPGTKAQDVVIAARELNLSSIPSGSWVNSHLVYTHGYGVVAAPSSRTDTNTESPVFLDGGMPPSQEIRVTRPQIYFGQSFSPSAYSIVGEPAGSKQQLEFDHPAAKGSSRSATTTYRGDGGIPIGSTLRRFLFAVQLKSPSILFSSELNSASQLLEVRNPRARVAKIAPWLTLDGDVYPAVVDGQIKWVVDGYTTTNKYPDSQLFNLRSATGTTLTQDGSSVSQSSSGVNYMHNSVKAVVDAYTGKVTLYAWNQKAQADPLLSAWESVFPGLVKPQSSIPSALLSQLRYPTDLFNMQRTVLAKYHVTGAANFYSGNDFWTVPTDPTVAATKTMNATGSASSASSPNQASAYISLSATGYGKARYALSSPLVTYNGRDLAAFMSVNAKPGPDYGKITVLDFPSDGGGESPSQVQNDIESDTTITEALTLQRGGQSKVVLGSLEAIPVAGQLLYVEPVYTQSTGSQSFPILRHVIALYGNGAPSFENNLGSAVRAAMDSAATRAQG from the coding sequence GTGCGTCTGCCAGCACGGCAACTGAGCGAACCGGAGCAGCGGGCGAAGGTCGTCGCGCTCGCGCGGCGGTGGCTGATCCGACTCGGGATCGCCGCCCTCGTCGTCATCGCGGCCGTCGTGCTCTTCCAGGTCGCGGTGCGCATCGCCACGTCCTACATGTGGTTCGACTCGGTGGACGCCGGCTCGGTGTACTCCAAGGAGATCTGGGCGAAGGTGCTGCTCTTCGTCGTGTTCGGCGGCATCGCGGCAGCCGTCGGAGCGGCCACCATGCTCGCCGTCGCCCGCGCCGGCAACCGACTGTGGATCCACCCGGAGAACGACGTGTTCCGCGGTGCGTTCCGCCGGTACGAGCCGTATTTCCGCTGGTTCCTCGTGCTGCTCGCGACGGTCGTGCCGGGAGTGCGGGTCGGTGAGCGCGCGGCAGCCCGCTGGCAGACCTACCTGCTGTGGAGCCACGCGCAGCCGTGGCATGCCACCGACCCGGTGTTCCACAAGGACATCTCGTTCTACATCGAGGTCTACCCCTTCCACGTCGCCGTCGACTCGCTGCTGACCGTCGTCGTCACGTACGCCCTGGGCATCACGCTCGTCGCCGGGTATTGGTACGGCGGCTGGCGGGTGCGTGGCGGGCGTCAGAAGGTGACCCGGCCGTTCATCGTCCTGCTGTCGGTGCTGTTCGCCGGGTACGTGATCCTCAAGGCGGTCGGTTACTGGCTGGCGCGGTATGCCGCAACCACCTCCGGCCAGGGGCCGGTCACCGGTGCCGGGTACACCGCGGTGCACGCGCTCGTCCCCAGCAAGGACGTGATGGTGGTCATCGCCATCCTGTGCGCCGCAGTGCTGGTGGCCAATGCGCTCGTGCTCGGACGGACCCGCATGCTGGTGGGCGCGCTGGCGGCGCTCCTGGTGGCCGCGGTCGTCGTCGGCATCGGCTGGCCGAAGATGGTCTACCGGTTCCGCGAGGCCCCCAGCCAGGCGCAGGTCGACCTGCCCGAGATCGCGCGGAACCAGCAGGCCACGCTCACCGCGTTCGACCTGCACAACAACGTCACCACCGTGCCGTACAAGTCGTCGAGCACGACGAAAGCGGCCGACCTGACGAAGCTGGCGGGCAGCACCGCCCAGATCCCGGTGCTCGACCCCAACAAGTTGTCCCCGACGTTCACCGTCAAGCAGCAACTGCAGCCGTACTACCAGTTCAAGTCGACCCTCGACGTCGGCAACTACGACCTGCCCGGGACCAAGGCCCAGGACGTCGTCATCGCGGCACGCGAACTGAACCTGTCCAGCATCCCGAGCGGCAGCTGGGTCAACAGCCACCTCGTGTACACCCACGGCTACGGCGTGGTGGCGGCGCCGTCGTCCCGGACCGATACGAACACCGAGAGCCCCGTGTTCCTGGACGGTGGCATGCCGCCGTCCCAGGAGATCCGGGTGACCCGCCCGCAGATCTACTTCGGTCAGAGCTTCTCGCCCTCGGCCTACTCCATCGTGGGCGAACCGGCCGGCAGCAAGCAGCAGCTCGAGTTCGACCACCCGGCGGCGAAGGGCTCGTCGAGATCGGCGACCACGACCTACCGCGGCGACGGCGGGATCCCGATCGGCTCGACGCTGCGCCGTTTCCTGTTCGCAGTGCAGCTGAAGAGCCCGAGCATCCTGTTCAGCTCGGAGCTGAACAGCGCCTCCCAGCTCCTGGAGGTGCGCAACCCACGCGCGCGCGTCGCGAAGATCGCGCCCTGGCTGACCCTGGACGGCGACGTGTATCCGGCCGTGGTCGACGGGCAGATCAAGTGGGTGGTCGACGGCTACACCACGACCAACAAGTATCCCGACTCGCAGCTGTTCAACCTGCGCAGCGCCACCGGCACCACGCTGACCCAGGATGGGTCGTCGGTCTCGCAGTCGAGCAGCGGCGTCAACTACATGCACAACTCGGTGAAGGCCGTCGTCGACGCATACACCGGCAAGGTGACGCTGTATGCGTGGAACCAGAAGGCTCAAGCCGATCCGCTGCTGAGCGCGTGGGAGTCGGTCTTCCCCGGACTGGTCAAGCCGCAGTCGAGCATCCCGTCCGCGCTGTTGTCGCAGCTGCGCTACCCGACCGACCTGTTCAACATGCAGCGCACCGTGCTGGCCAAGTACCACGTCACCGGCGCGGCGAACTTCTACAGCGGCAACGACTTCTGGACCGTCCCGACCGACCCGACGGTGGCCGCCACCAAGACGATGAACGCCACCGGCAGCGCGTCCAGCGCGAGCAGCCCGAACCAGGCCTCGGCATACATCTCGTTGTCCGCGACCGGCTACGGCAAGGCGCGCTACGCGTTGTCCAGCCCGCTGGTCACCTACAACGGCAGGGACCTGGCGGCCTTCATGTCGGTCAACGCCAAACCCGGCCCCGATTACGGCAAGATCACCGTGCTCGACTTCCCGTCCGACGGCGGCGGCGAGTCCCCGTCGCAGGTGCAGAACGACATCGAGTCGGACACGACGATCACCGAGGCCCTCACCCTGCAACGCGGGGGCCAGTCGAAGGTGGTGCTCGGCTCGCTGGAGGCCATCCCCGTCGCCGGACAGCTGCTGTATGTCGAACCCGTATACACCCAGTCCACCGGCAGCCAGTCGTTCCCGATCCTGCGGCACGTCATCGCGCTGTACGGCAACGGCGCCCCGTCGTTCGAGAACAACCTCGGGTCGGCGGTGCGGGCGGCGATGGACTCGGCGGCGACCCGGGCACAGGGCTGA